A genomic stretch from Eptesicus fuscus isolate TK198812 chromosome 15, DD_ASM_mEF_20220401, whole genome shotgun sequence includes:
- the ALDH1B1 gene encoding aldehyde dehydrogenase X, mitochondrial has protein sequence MLRFLVPRLLCLRGRTAPYSSAAALPSPIPNPDIRYNQLFINNEWQDAVSKKTFPTVNPTTGEVIGHVAEGDRADVDRAVKAAREAFRLGSPWRRMDASERGRLLNRLADLVERDRVYLASLETLDNGKPFQESYVLDLDEVIKVYRYFAGWADKWHGKTIPMDGEHFCFTRHEPVGVCGQIIPWNFPLVMQGWKLAPALATGNTVVMKVAEQTPLSALYLASLVKEAGFPPGVVNIVTGYGPTAGAAIAQHMDVDKVAFTGSTEVGHLIQKAAGDSNLKRVTLELGGKSPSIVLADADMGHAVEQCHEALFFNMGQCCCAGSRTFVEESIYDEFLERTVEKAKQRKVGNPFELDTQQGPQVDKEQFERILGYIRLGQKEGAKLLCGGERFGERGFFIKPTVFGGVQDDMRIAKEEIFGPVQPLFKFKKIEEVIERANNTRYGLAAAVFTRDLDKAMYFTQALQAGTVWVNTYNIVTCHTPFGGFKESGNGRELGEDGLKAYTEVKTVTIKVPQKNS, from the coding sequence ATGCTGCGCTTCCTGGTGCCCCGGCTGCTTTGCCTCCGAGGCAGGACCGCCCCGTACTCCTCCGCTGCAGCCCTTCCAAGCCCCATCCCGAACCCAGACATTCGATACAACCAGCTATTCATCAACAACGAGTGGCAAGATGCAGTCAGCAAGAAGACCTTCCCCACAGTCAACCCCACCACGGGAGAGGTCATCGGCCACGTGGCCGAAGGGGACCGGGCTGACGTGGATCGGGCAGTGAAAGCAGCTCGCGAGGCCTTCCGCCTGGGGTCTCCATGGCGCCGGATGGATGCCTCTGAGCGGGGCCGGCTGCTGAACCGCCTGGCTGACCTCGTGGAGCGGGATCGTGTCTACCTGGCCTCCCTGGAGACCTTGGACAACGGGAAGCCTTTCCAGGAGTCTTACGTCTTGGACCTGGATGAGGTCATCAAGGTGTACCGCTATTTTGCTGGCTGGGCTGACAAGTGGCACGGGAAGACCATCCCCATGGATGGTGAGCATTTCTGCTTCACCCGGCACGAGCCCGTTGGTGTCTGTGGCCAGATAATCCCGTGGAACTTCCCCTTGGTCATGCAGGGCTGGAAACTCGCCCCGGCACTTGCCACCGGCAACACGGTGGTCATGAAGGTCGCAGAGCAGACCCCCCTTTCTGCCCTGTACTTGGCCTCCCTCGTCAAGGAGGCAGGCTTCCCCCCAGGGGTGGTGAACATCGTCACAGGCTACGGCCCCACAGCGGGGGCGGCCATTGCCCAGCACATGGATGTTGACAAAGTCGCCTTTACTGGCTCGACCGAGGTGGGCCACCTGATCCAGAAGGCAGCTGGAGATTCCAACCTCAAGAGAGTCACCTTAGAGCTGGGCGGGAAGAGCCCCAGCATCGTGCTGGCCGACGCCGACATGGGCCACGCCGTGGAGCAGTGCCACGAAGCCCTCTTCTTCAACATGGGCCAGTGCTGCTGTGCAGGGTCCCGGACCTTCGTTGAGGAATCCATCTATGATGAGTTTCTCGAGAGGACCGTGGAGAAAGCTAAGCAGAGGAAAGTTGGGAACCCCTTTGAGCTGgacacccagcaggggccccagGTGGACAAGGAGCAGTTTGAGCGAATCCTGGGCTACATCCGGCTTGGCCAGAAGGAGGGGGCAAAACTTCTCTGCGGCGGGGAGCGTTTTGGGGAGCGGGGTTTCTTCATCAAGCCCACCGTCTTTGGTGGTGTGCAAGATGACATGAGGATTGCCAAGGAGGAGATCTTCGGGCCTGTGCAGCCCCTGTTCAAGTTCAAGAAGATCGAGGAGGTGATCGAGAGGGCCAACAACACCAGGTATGGCTTGGCTGCCGCTGTGTTCACACGGGACCTGGACAAGGCCATGTACTTCACACAGGCACTCCAAGCTGGGACGGTGTGGGTCAACACCTACAACATTGTCACTTGCCACACGCCGTTTGGAGGCTTTAAGGAGTCTGGCaatgggagggagctgggggaggacgGGCTGAAGGCCTACACCGAGGTGAAGACCGTCACCATCAAGGTTCCACAGAAGAACTCGTAA